A window of Ptychodera flava strain L36383 chromosome 1, AS_Pfla_20210202, whole genome shotgun sequence contains these coding sequences:
- the LOC139135884 gene encoding histamine N-methyltransferase A-like, producing MEGEIKFLLDHDKEYFERYSLVISKGFQLSKDQEYENHINVLKKGNINKDSVVKVLAVGTGDGQAESIAVDAALSTFNTLHYTIVEQSEAEINKFKTLAETKKAEGHWRNVTFDFHHITVQQYLRDARHNGEQQCFDIIRCPESAYFFTNAGDIFVELYKMVNKGGMLWNAMTGGAGEQITMELARHFPLTVSLYGSSTLRGILGKRLPDVDFQVETTNYNIECEECFQEDSSDGNMALDFLTQILDFRKHASKEVVDSILAIMDKNSSRMADGKRYLADWQENVIILKK from the exons ATGGAAGGCGAAATCAAATTCCTATTGGACCACgacaaagaatattttgaaagatacAGCCTAGTTATAAGCAAAGGatttcaactttcaaaggaTCAAGAATATGAAAATCATATCAATGTCTTAAAGAAGGGGAACATCAACAAAGATTCCGTGGTGAAGGTCCTTGCGGTTGGAACGGGAGACG GGCAAGCGGAAAGCATAGCCGTGGATGCTGCTCTGAGTACGTTCAACACCCTCCACTATACCATTGTAGAGCAATCTGAAGCGGAAATCAACAAATTCAAAACACTGGCCGAGACAAAAAAGGCGGAGGGCCATTGGAGAAATGTGACGTTTGATTTCCACCATATCACCGTGCAGCAGTACCTGCGTGATGCGCGGCACAACGGGGAACAACAGTGCTTCGACATTATTCGCTGTCCAGAAAGTGCCTATTTTTTCACCAACGCAGGAGACATCTTTGTAGAACTGTACAAGATGGTAAACAAGGGAGGAATGCTGTGGAACGCTATGACCGGTG GCGCCGGCGAGCAAATCACGATGGAACTAGCAAGACACTTCCCCTTAACGGTAAGCTTGTATGGCTCATCCACTCTCCGTGGAATACTGGGAAAGAGATTGCCAGACGTAGACTTCCAGGTGGAGACCACGAATTATAACATAGAGTGCGAGGAATGCTTCCAAGAAGATTCGAGCGACGGAAATATGGCGCTAGATTTCCTTACACAGATACTTGACTTCAGAAAGCACGCTTCGAAGGAAGTTGTCGACAGCATTTTGGCGATCATGGATAAAAATTCCTCCCGAATGGCCGATGGCAAGCGCTATTTAGCCGATTGGCAGGAGAACgtcatcattttaaagaaatga